The DNA window CGGTGACGAGTTGCAACAGCTAGGGCTGCAAATAGAGCGGATTGGTCCCGAAACGCTGGCGGTTCGGCAAATACCTGCGTTGTTACGCGGAGCAGATACCGAACAGTTGGTGCGTGACGTCTTGGCAGATTTGATCCAGAACGGGCAAAGCGATCGTGTTGAAGCGGTGACCCACGAACTACTCGGCACCATGGCTTGTCACGGCTCCGTGCGGGCCAATCGACAGTTAACCATCCCTGAAATGAACTCCCTGTTGAGAGACATGGAAGCCACGGAGCGCAGTGGTCAGTGCAACCACGGTCGCCCGACCTGGACGCTGATGACGCTGTCCGAGCTGGACAAACTGTTCCTGAGGGGGCGTTAAAGAAGATGGCAGGCGAACAACAGTCAGTGTTTCCCCCCGCTATTTTCCTAATGGGGCCCACGGCATCGGGTAAAACCGATATGGCCATGGCGTTGTGTGAGCATTTGCCGTGCGAGATCGTCAGTGTTGATTCAGCCATGATCTACCGTGGCATGGACATCGGCACCGCCAAGCCGACACCCGACGAACTGGCGACGGCACCTCACCGGCTGATTGATATTTGTGATCCGTCGGAAACATACTCTGCCGCAGATTTTGTGCGGGACGCTTTGGCGGAAATGGCTGAGATTACCGAGCGGGGCCGGATACCGCTGTTGGTCGGTGGCACCATGATGTATTTCAAAGCCTTGTTGAACGGCATGTCGAAGCTGCCATCTGCTGATCCGGAGCTAAGAGCCCAGATCGAGAAAGATGCCGAAGCTCAGGGGTGGGCATCCTTGTACGATGAACTGGTTGCTAAAGATCCGGTTGCCGCAGAGATCATTCATCCCAACAATCGCCAACGCCTTATGCGAGCAATTGAGGTGATTCGGTTAACCGGTAAGCCGATTTCCGCCTATTGGCAGGCCAGTTCGGGATCCTTCGAAGCGCAAAAATCGTCGGATATCAAGGATTACACCTATTTCACCAAGTGGCAGGCAGACGAAAGTGCCGACCTGCCGTATACTGTTTTTCAGTTTGCACTTGCTCCGACAGACCGCAAGA is part of the Marinobacter sp. JH2 genome and encodes:
- the miaA gene encoding tRNA (adenosine(37)-N6)-dimethylallyltransferase MiaA, yielding MAGEQQSVFPPAIFLMGPTASGKTDMAMALCEHLPCEIVSVDSAMIYRGMDIGTAKPTPDELATAPHRLIDICDPSETYSAADFVRDALAEMAEITERGRIPLLVGGTMMYFKALLNGMSKLPSADPELRAQIEKDAEAQGWASLYDELVAKDPVAAEIIHPNNRQRLMRAIEVIRLTGKPISAYWQASSGSFEAQKSSDIKDYTYFTKWQADESADLPYTVFQFALAPTDRKILHERIRRRFLAMQDAGFLDEVRQLMGRGDLNPDLPSMRCVGYRQAWEYLSGECDHETYLNKGMAATRQLAKRQLTWLRKWPDIQWLDSNNLQMVLETLKKSGLHTTFNFAN